The window GCTAATGAAGATGTAAAATTAGTTGCTGATTATGTTACTGATACAGTGGATAATGATGGTATTTTTAAAGCCCTTAAACATTTTTCTATTATTTAAAAAATATACAATTTTTTATATTAAATATATTAAAAAAATCCTTTTTATTATATTCTAATTATCGCATTATTTCTTAAACTAAAGTTCAATATATAAAAAATTTATGGAACTTAAATTTTCATTTCATTTTTGCGAACTTTTTATTCTAAATTAAAACGATATTTTATTTTTTTTAAAAAATAAATGAAATTATTTTGATTTTTTTATAAAAAAATTATGAATTATAAAAATTTTATGATAAAATAGATGTACACATAGTTATTTATTACATATATATTTCTTTGGGGAGTGGTCAAATGGATTTACATTATTTAAAAATATTTTATGAAGTAGCAAAAGAGAAAAGTTTTACTAAAGCAGCAAGCAAACTTTACATCAATCAATCAGCTGTATCTATTCAAGTTAAAAAATTTGAAGAGATTTTAAATGCAAAACTTTTTGACAGAAGTTCTAAAAAAATCAAGCTTACTTATACTGGTGAAGCTTTATATAAAATGGCTGAAGATATATTTGACAAAGTTAAAAGAGCAGAAAAAGAAATCTCTAGAATTATTGATTTAGATAGAGCCAGAATCTCTATAGGAGCTACATCTGTTATTGGTGAACCTCTTATCCCTAGATTAATGAAAGGGTTTTCTAAAGCTCATGAAGAAATTGAATATGATGTAACTATTGCTGACAAGGCTTGGCTTTTAAAACTGTTAAAAGAAGGTGATCTTGATATCCTTATTATAGACGAAGAACATATTACTGACTCTAACCTTGAAGTTTTAACTATTGAAAAAATGCCTTATGTTCTTGTAAGTAAAAAAGAGTATCATAGTATGGAAAGTGTATCTAAAGATCCACTTATCACTAGAAAAACTATTCCTAATAACAATGAAGCTATTGCTGTAATTGAAGATAAATACAGAATATCTTTTGATACGAAAATATCTGTACTTGGTAATCTTGAAGTAATAAAGGGAATGGTAAGAGAAGAGATAGGGAATGTAATCCTTCCTTATTATGCAGTTCATAAAGAGATCGAAAGAGGAGAATTTAAAATAATCTATAAAGTTAATGAAGTAAAAGATGGATATCAAGTAGTTATCACTAAAGATAAGAAAAGTCTTATTCAAATTATCAAATTCATCAACTTTATCCAAGATTATAAGATTCAGTATTAGGAGGTTGAATGAACTTAATAGATTCATACAAGATAGAGCTTGAACTTCTTGAAAATTTTATTAAAGAAGAAGAAAAGAGAAAAGAAACTGAAAAAACTGCTGAAGCTTTAGCAGAAGTTTTTAACAATGGAAATAAAGTATTAATCTGTGGCAATGGTGGAAGCAACTGTGATGCTTTACATTTTGCTGAAGAATTTACAGGGAGATTCAGAGGAGACAGAAGAGCTCTTCCTGCTATAGCAATATCAGAATCATCTCATATAACTTGTGTAGGTAATGACTATGGATTTGATTATGTCTTTTCAAGAGGTGTAGAAGCCTATGGAAAGCCTGGAGATATGTTTATAGGTATTTCTACAAGCGGAAACTCTGGCAATGTGATTAAAGCTGTAGAGGCTGCTAGGAAGATAGGGATGAAAACTTGTGTACTACTTGGAAAAGATGGAGGAAAACTTAAAGGAATGTGTGATTATGAATTTATCATTCCAGGAAAGACTTCTGACAGAGTACAGGAAATACATATGATGATACTTCACATCATTATAGAAGGTGTAGAAAGAATAATGTTCCCTGAGAACTACTAACATAAAAAGAGCCTGAATAAATATATTCAAGCTCTTTTTTGATTTAAAGAAATGTGAAAAATAATTTAAATTCTTAATTTATTTCCAGTACTTTTGACTGTACAAATTTTATTGTTTTTTTAGGAATAATTTCTCTCACATCTTTTGATGTTGGACTTCCTATTCTTCTTTTTTTTCTTTTTAAAAGTGAAAATGTTCCTTTGTTTTTAAATTTTACCTCTTCATCCATAGCTGTTACTTCTGCTATAAGGTTAAATATCTCTTCTATTTCTTCCCTTGCTTCTTTATCTTCTATTGTTTCATCCTGTTCTCTTCTCAATTTTTTGTAATATGATACAAATTCTCTAGTGTTCATATTCCTCCTCTATCAGAGTATTGAGTTCATTCACTTTATCTATCATTTTCATTCTAGGCTTAAATTTAATAACTTTCTTTTCTTCTGTTATCATCATTTCTCTAGTTGCCAGATTTAATAT of the Fusobacterium sp. genome contains:
- the gmhA gene encoding D-sedoheptulose 7-phosphate isomerase, producing the protein MNLIDSYKIELELLENFIKEEEKRKETEKTAEALAEVFNNGNKVLICGNGGSNCDALHFAEEFTGRFRGDRRALPAIAISESSHITCVGNDYGFDYVFSRGVEAYGKPGDMFIGISTSGNSGNVIKAVEAARKIGMKTCVLLGKDGGKLKGMCDYEFIIPGKTSDRVQEIHMMILHIIIEGVERIMFPENY
- a CDS encoding LysR family transcriptional regulator, with the protein product MDLHYLKIFYEVAKEKSFTKAASKLYINQSAVSIQVKKFEEILNAKLFDRSSKKIKLTYTGEALYKMAEDIFDKVKRAEKEISRIIDLDRARISIGATSVIGEPLIPRLMKGFSKAHEEIEYDVTIADKAWLLKLLKEGDLDILIIDEEHITDSNLEVLTIEKMPYVLVSKKEYHSMESVSKDPLITRKTIPNNNEAIAVIEDKYRISFDTKISVLGNLEVIKGMVREEIGNVILPYYAVHKEIERGEFKIIYKVNEVKDGYQVVITKDKKSLIQIIKFINFIQDYKIQY
- a CDS encoding HU family DNA-binding protein, which gives rise to MNTREFVSYYKKLRREQDETIEDKEAREEIEEIFNLIAEVTAMDEEVKFKNKGTFSLLKRKKRRIGSPTSKDVREIIPKKTIKFVQSKVLEIN